Within the Nitrospirota bacterium genome, the region ACGAAGACTATGTAAAGGCCGGTGCAAAGATATTAACCAACACTGAAGAGCTCTTCAGCGAATCAGATGTAATACTGAAGGTTCAAAAGCCGCGTCTCAATGATAAGACCAAGAGACATGAGATAGATATGATGAAGGAAGGGGCTGTGCTGATTACATTCCTTCAGCCAACGGCGAATCTGGATGTTGTGCTGAAACTTGCTGAGAGAAAGATCAGCGCCTTCTCAATGGATGCGGTCCCGAGGATATCCAGGGCGCAGATGATGGATGCCTTAAGTTCCATGAGCACTGTCGCTGGATACAAGGCAGTGATCATGGCGGCAAATGCCATGAAGAAGCTGATCCCCATGCTCTCCACTGCAGCAGGCACCATTCACCCTGCTAAGGCCGTGATTATCGGCGCCGGTGTTGCAGGACTGCAGGCCATAGCGACTGCAAAACGGCTTGGCGCCGTTGTCACCGGATTTGACACGAGACCTGCAGCCGGAGAGCAGATACGGAGCCTCGGAGCCGAATTCGTCCCCATGGACGTCGCACACGATGCTGCAGAAGATGCCGGAGGTTATGCAAAGGAGCAGTCTCAGGAGTTCTATAAACAGGAGCAGGATATCATCAGAAGGCATTCAAAGGATGCAGATATCATTATTACTACGGCACTCATACCTGGAAAACCGGCCCCGACCCTCATCACAGAAGAGATGGTC harbors:
- a CDS encoding Re/Si-specific NAD(P)(+) transhydrogenase subunit alpha, translating into MKVGIPREILANENRVAAVPDSVGKMTKGGMEVLVEAGAGIASCISDEDYVKAGAKILTNTEELFSESDVILKVQKPRLNDKTKRHEIDMMKEGAVLITFLQPTANLDVVLKLAERKISAFSMDAVPRISRAQMMDALSSMSTVAGYKAVIMAANAMKKLIPMLSTAAGTIHPAKAVIIGAGVAGLQAIATAKRLGAVVTGFDTRPAAGEQIRSLGAEFVPMDVAHDAAEDAGGYAKEQSQEFYKQEQDIIRRHSKDADIIITTALIPGKPAPTLITEEMVKEMKPGSVIVDLSVEQGGNCSLSEAGNDVVKHGVTIIGTVNLPSTLPVHASQLYARNILNFLYLLAPDKKEIKMDLSDEIIKGSLITHNGEIVSPVVKEAVDKADISYPRGPVSRSHW